Part of the Scyliorhinus torazame isolate Kashiwa2021f chromosome 25, sScyTor2.1, whole genome shotgun sequence genome, ATTTGCAGGAAGTTCTCCTCAATATACTCTTGGAGGTCGCTATCTCTGTCCATTAAGCATTGATAGGCCTGCCGGATATAGTGACCTGTGTTCATTTCCCCAATTTTTAGCTTGGAAGGTTCGTCATGTCCACTGGAAACGTTAATCAGCGGCACGATTTCCAAAAGATTTTCCCGACACTTGTTGACTTCAAGTGGTTCAGGCTGCAGTGGGGTGTCATCCATTAGGGCATCTTTGCCTTCCACTACTTCCTGAATAAAGTTGAGTTTGGTCTGGGCATCCATTTTTGGCACAGAAAATGGTAGGGTCACGATCCTGTTAAGGAACTCATAGCCATTGTCCGCCATACCTTTCAGCACATTAGATTTCTCCACGCAGGTCGCTATAATGCTCGGATCAACGGCCAATATTGAAATAAAGGGAGCATCTGGAGCTGAAAGAAGGATGTTCATGGCATCTAAAACTCCGACAACTTTATCTGGGGTGCACCTGTCGAGGCTCATGATTTCCAGGACAATTCGAACCTTCCTCCGTTCAAATATCTCCACATAGTGGATGAAGTTTGTCAGAACTTTAACTTCCTGTTTTATGTCATTCATGAACCCCAGCTGAGAGCTGAAGTCCGATTTGTTCATTAGGCTTTCCATCTTGGCCTTCTGGCTGACAAAAATATTTCTGCCCACCATGAGGGAGTTCTTCAAGGTAAGGAGAGCAGAGCATCCAATTAACCCAAAACCAACACCTTCAAGGGCCATGATGTAATCATTCCCCATTTTGCCAACAGAAAAACCATACTTTGCCATGACCAGTATTAGTGCCAGAGCTAGCAACAGGAGGAAACTGAAAATGAGCCAAACAGGAATTCGGAGGATTCTTTTCGATACCCATTCGCAGTTGGATTCGCTTTGTTGTACCGTGGACTGGTGGCCAA contains:
- the nkpd1 gene encoding NTPase KAP family P-loop domain-containing protein 1, which translates into the protein MTKGECNGKTEYDTYAECLGKALCYIPTPMTVGLYAPWGSGINRLLHNVQKQMIREVQSREKKELAKTREKTRSTTGLGFVHLLLHLVFLQPQMTEQHKKRKTVRFIFIQFSAWEFAGSEKLWAGLITTLCDNIKDQFGCIPTSIVRALGHQSTVQQSESNCEWVSKRILRIPVWLIFSFLLLLALALILVMAKYGFSVGKMGNDYIMALEGVGFGLIGCSALLTLKNSLMVGRNIFVSQKAKMESLMNKSDFSSQLGFMNDIKQEVKVLTNFIHYVEIFERRKVRIVLEIMSLDRCTPDKVVGVLDAMNILLSAPDAPFISILAVDPSIIATCVEKSNVLKGMADNGYEFLNRIVTLPFSVPKMDAQTKLNFIQEVVEGKDALMDDTPLQPEPLEVNKCRENLLEIVPLINVSSGHDEPSKLKIGEMNTGHYIRQAYQCLMDRDSDLQEYIEENFLQMRRIVNIIPIMVTLMLERNVSISSFTPQRIAAWVILASCWPCRLSWVWQCLEDAEQMSEFGKEKYIHDEMLLWTIYENSSDKLILIQSSIEKLLTLDGDPEVFQKFLSISYKFTVKDAKVILPYTINLDYSLKRKMELLLGSRLLGRKATSLPDDAASLE